TGCATTATCCATGATGGAGGTCACCATTTGCTCTGTTACTACTAGTGTTTGTGCATAGGACAAACACCAAATATCTGGCAGGTAAGCATGTAGAGTGTTTCAAAACATCTCTGGAGCCTGAATATCATTTCACTTGTGGTCAGACTACCTCCTCTCTCAAAAATGAAAAACTGTGTTGGCAATTGTATACTTCTCAGGTATACTGGGACCAGCCGATAACGAAAACTAAGATCTTCCCATATAACTATTTAATAAAACGCCTTCTTGTGTTGACTAGCAGATTTCTTGACATTTCTTTCGCTGTAACACGAATTTCGGCTTTCACTTTAACACGTTTTTTCTGGTCCGAAATCCGCAGCAGCGATAACAATTAAAGATGCTACACACAATGTAACATTAAACAATAACCCGATGAAACGGCGCTAACATACTCCCCCCATGGGAGACCGAAGTATTTCCAGTAGGTCGAACCATACCAGGCACAAGCCGTTACTAAGAGTACCAATTTACGCAAAAACACCAAAGTCATGTTAATAACTCAGAACTTAAACTTCACGAGCGGAATCTTCCGACAACTTATCATAACCAAAGTCAGACTAAAGCAGTAGTGTCCAAATCTCGGTAGGTCTGCCAAATTACCAGCAGAGTAGTCCAATATTCATTGTCTAGCCCTTGACAATGAGAAAAAGAGAACAGAAAGTGTACAACGATTGACACTTTAGATCCAAACGCACTAGTATACGGCGTCACTTCCAATGCACCTCCAACCCTAGTCTCAGAACTGAATGAATCGCACGCACCCGAataaccaaaaaaaaaaaaacacggAAGAGGGCATGAATATGATCAtgctcaacaacaacaaaaactatGATGGGTGTAGCCTGATGCGATAAACAAACAGTAATGAAACCATTCTTGAAACGGATGCAAAGGTACTTAGTGCCGCACCACTAAGCTATTAAACTGCACTCACAATAGCAGTATCCAATCGAACAAGAATCAGAATATTCCTTAGAATGATTAACTAACCAGTAGAATAACCAGACAGGATTGCAGTATATCGGCAGACCAAGAACAGTTGTGCAAGGTAAAGAATTTTTAAGATAATGCCAATAGCGCATCTACCAAACAACCCAAAAACTACCACACCAAAAATGAACACAACTTGCACCCAAAATGCCGACATATACAATCGCGTTAAGGTTATCACATGTGCGCGCGGAACACAGAAAAggtgctatacatccgtgctaTTATGCTCATCATTGAAATGCGATAACACCCAATACTCCCCCGCGCAACTAACGTAATTCTTCGTCCTTTGTATCTCGTTCATTGTCGACATCGCCAGTTCCAGAACAGCTCTCTTCCAGCATACACAGTTTGTGTATCGGGCGCCTCAAGACAGTACTGCTGCTGGTCTTGACTTCAACTACTCGAACTGCTCCATCCTCTCCGGCAAAAGTCTTGATGATCACTCCCATGGGCCAATGACCTCGGACTAACATATCATCCGTGACTAGGACCAAGTCACCCACTTCCGCATTTCGTCGTCGTCTAACCCATTTGGTGCGCTTCTGCAGCGTAGGAAGGTATTCTCTGATCCATCGCTGCCAGAACTGGTTGGCCAACATCTGCACCTTCCGCCATTGCTTTCGATGATACAGATCTGTGTCGAAGAACACCCCAGGAGGCAAAGTCAGGGAACCTCGCTGTAGCAAGAAGTGATTGGGAGTCAACACTTCTTCGTCGTCAGGATCATCGCTAGCTCTGCATATTGGCCGACTATTCACGATCTTCTCAACCTCAACGTGAGTGGTTACCAGAACTTCATCGCTGACCATTCTATCGCCTAGGACTGCTTTCAACCCTCGCTTAACTGACTTAACGAGACTTTCCCAGACCCCTGACATATGGGGAGCCAAGGGGGGCTGGAAATGCCACTCTGTACCACGCTGACAAAGCTCCTTCTGTATTTGCTCCTGATTCCAACCCATAATCGCTTCCCGCAACTCACGTTCACCGCCGACGAAGTTCGTCCCATTATCGGACCATACTTGCTTCGGATCCCCACGTCGACCGCTGAACCTTCTGAAGGCATTTAGAAACGAGCTGAGATCCATGGAATTGGAAATTTCCAAGTGTACCGCCCTCACGTTTAGACAGGTGAAAAGTACTCCCCAGCGTTTCACAGACGATCGTCCGGCCTTGATGAGCATCGGCCCAAAATAATCAACTCCGGTATTGGTGAACGGAGGCTCATATGTGACAAGTCTGACAGCAGGTAGGTCAGCCATGAGTTGGTTCATCCGTATGGCATTGCGTTTTCTGCATCCAATGCATCTCTTCAAGATCTTGCGTACTTCTCTCCTCGCATTTACAAGCCAGAAGGTTTGCCTAATCCTAGACAAGACATGCTCTTGGCCCGCATGTGCTGTTGCCTCATGAAAATGAGCAATGAGCAACGTCCCAGCATGGTGTCCCTTTGGTACTATCATTGGATGTTTGCTATCAAAGGAAATCGGTGCTCTGGAAATTCTCCCTCCAACTCGTAGTACGCCATCAACTAACAACGGGTTCAGTGATGCAAGCGAACTCGAACTGCTAACTCCGTCCTTCTTCCTTATAGCATCTATGTCCCTAGCATAAACCTCTCTCTGGATGCACCTCATAATGGCCTTACTAGCTTCGTCAAGATCAGACGGTGTGATCTTCTTCTCGAACTGGACTCCGCTGTCTTTCTTCTTTGACTGAAGGTAACTGACAAACTTCAGTAACACTGCTACTCGCCGTCGAAGTGCTGTCCAAGATGAACTTCTTGAGATTAACTGAGACAAGCCATTGGTTGCAGGTTCAGTCAGTGTGGCTATAATCTTCTCCGTCTTCACTTCTGGGTCATTCTTGTCAACGTCCATGACCTCTTCAGTCGCCAATGTTGACCAGCTAGCCCCTGGCTTTGACAGGAATTCCGGACCGGCAAACCATCTCTCGTTCTTCAAAAAGGCTGCGACAGTTTGTCCTCTCGAAGCCTCATCTGCAGGATTTTCTTTCCCAGGGATATGTCGCCACTGAGAGGGGGTAGAGGAGTCTCGGATCTCTGCAACCCGATTAGCTACATAAGTCTTGAATCTCCTGTTCTCGCTGCAGACGTACGACAGAGTGATCTTGGAATCAGTCCAGTAGAAGCTTTCATCAACCGGCAAATCAAGTTCCCTCCGAAGCAATCCGTCCATTCTTACTGCAACCACTGCTGCCTGCAGTTCCAATCGCGGTATCGATACAAACTGGAGTGGAGCTGTCCTGGTCTTTGCCATTACAAAGGCACACTCAACTTCGTCGCCCTCTTCCGTATCGTACACCTTGCGTAGGTAAGATACCGTTCCATACCCGCCTTCCGACGCGTCGGCAAAGTGATGCAATTCATAGCGTCCCTCCATCTCGGAAGTAAAGTACCATCTCGGCAACGAAATCTGAGTCAATGCTGGCAGGGTCGCTTTCCATCCTTCCCAAGCCTTCATCAGTTCTTCAGGCAGCTCATCGTCCCAGGCCAACCGTTGCTTACAACTCATTTGCAGTATACGTTTAGCAACTAGGGTAACAGGTCCAACAAAGCCTAGAGGATCATAAATAGAGCTTACGGCCGCTAGACATTCCCTCCTCGTGTTGCTCTTTGCACCACACTTACTGATCCCGGAGACCTGCAGACCAAGCGAGTCCTTCCCGACATTCCACCTGACTCCCAATGCTCTCTCTGTTGCAGTAGACTCCAGACTCAGATTGACGAATCCTGATGCCTTGACCTCGCCTGGTAATGCCGCCATTACTTCGGGTGAGTTTGACATGAACTTGGTCAGCTTTAGGCTTCCCTTCGATAACAGACAGATCATCTGTATTGATAGCATGATGCAAACACTGACTTCGGCAACTGACTGCAGGAAATCATCTACATAAAAACTGCGGGTTACTGCGTCCACCACTCGTTGATCAAATTGGCTTCCAAAGTCCTCGGCACATTTCCTCATTCCGTATGTACAGGCGCTCGGGCTGTCTGTTGCCCCAAATATGTGGCTAGTCATCTGGCAGGTTACAGGGTGTTCATCGAGTCCATTCCGCCACCAGAGGAATCTCAATGCTTGGCAATCTACGGGGGGCACTTTAAATCTTAAAAACATGGCCTCCACGTCAGCTGTTACAGCGATCTGGTGCTCGCGGAACCTCAGTAAAACTCCAATCAAGCTGTTACTTTGATCCGGGCCTTGAAGTAGCTCTTGATTTAACGAAGTTCCTTTGAACGAAGCCGCAGCGTCAAATACTACACGCAGCTTCCCTGGTTTATTTTCATTCGCCACACCATGATGAGGTAGATACCATGTCTTCGCCGATACAGAAGCTGCCTCTTCGTCTGTCATTACTCGTGCGTAATCGTTATCAAAGTAGACACCCATAGCTTTGCAATACATCTCAGCAAAGGCTGGCTCCTTCACAAAGCGTTTTCTAAGATACTCGAGTCTTTTTGCAGCGACCATTCTATTGTCAACCAGAGCAGGTGGCTCACTCCTCCAAAGTAGGCCAATCTCATAGTGTCCATTTACCAACTTGGTCCTCGTGTCAAGCAGGTGTAGAGCCTTTCGATCCTCGAACGACATCATCTTCACATCTTCATTTATGAATCCATGCTTCTCGGTTTGCCACAGTGAACTAACAGCTTCCTCCAACTTCTGGTTATGCTGTTCCAATTGGTTCATCTCCACCTCGCTTTTGCCCGCCACAACCTCGTCGTCGACTTCATCCGTCCTGCAGCATTGATTGATGACCTCAGTATCCTCTGCCTTCTCTGCTACCGCCAAAAGATTGATCTCCACCCCTTTTGCTGATTCCTCATGAATTGGTCCCGCCACGCACCAAGCCAACGGAGTCCTGACAGCGTAAGGTTGCACGTGAGGCTCTGTTCCATAACAGCTTTCAAGTACCATGTGTGCCCTTGGGACATCCTCGCCGATCAGGATTGACACCGACTCCTCATCTACTTGCGTCGACAGATCTAGCTCTTTGAGATGCTCCCAATCTGATAAGTCCAATGTGTTGGGGTGATATTTCCTATCGATGTGCAACTCCTCGACGATGTTGGCGCGATTCACAGGGATAGATGGCTCATCAGTCCCAATAGGCTGCAGTGTACACTCACAAATTGAGACTTCCTGCTCCTTACCACTCGCCAGCACCGTGTTTATGCTAATCGTCTCTGGCTCTCCTTCAATCCCAATCTTGGCAGCAAGCTTACGTGTCATAAGCGTTGCACTTGATCCAGAGTCCAAGAGGGCCAATGTCGTGGTTGACTCTCCATTTTGGGCTGCTATTCTGACAGGAATCACCTTCAAGAGAACCATACTCTTCGGCTTAACACTCTGCAAGGACCCAATGTCCTCTTTCTTCGGCGGCTTAGATGTCTTCTCCAAGTGTAAGAGGACATGATGGTCCTGGTCACACTTCGGGCATTTCTTCTTCCGGGTACAGGATCTGACCATGTGCCTTCCTAGGCAACAATAACAAAGCCTATTGTTACGGACAAATCTTCTTCGAGCGTCCAAGTCTTCCTTTTCAAAGTTGCTGCACGCCCAAATTCCATGATCCTCAGCCTTACAAAACCGACAGATGCGTTTGTAGGGCATGTCCTCTGTGGCGGCATTAACCCCTGCCTTATTCCCCGATTTTCTAGCTCCTGTATAGTTGGCAGAGTTCCTTGGTTTCTCAAGCTGGGTAGACAGTGTAGTAACCTTCGGCTTCTGCGTAGCTGCCTGATCCCGCTTTACTTTATCGTGATGTTGCTTTACGATGTTGGTTGTGGTTCTCGCTGGCGGTGTCACTTCAAACACAACATGTGTTGACGTCCTTGCCTGCACCTTAACAAACTGCACCATATCCGCCAGTCGTGGAAATTTCCCTTCGTCTTCTAAACTTATCACCTTCCTAACCCACCTTTCTTGGAGGGCTACTGGGAATCTGTCGAAGATCGCTTTCAAGGTCATCTGCGTATCGGCTTCCTTGAGTAAATCTTGATCACAGAGCGTGTCATATGCACTAGTGAGTTGATCTGAGAATGCGAGCATTTCCTTGGAGTTTCGATTTATTCTCTCCCCATTGGTGACTTTCTCAATGCATGACTTTACAATCTGGTATGGTCTCCCGAACCTATCATTGAGTATGCCCAAGGCCTTTTGGTACCCATCTATAGCTCCGTCACACAAACTGATGGCCTTATGTGCATTCCCTTGAGTGAGCTGCAAAAGCTGTGCCAACTTAAATCCCTCAGAGAAATTTTTACCACCGACCCTCAAATCGAACGATCTCTTAAACTTCACGTACTCCGAGGCAGTTCCATCAAACTTTATTGGCTCTGGTGGAGGTAACTCAGCGTGTGAAGTAATCTTTTCAAGCGTCTTGGCAATGGCTAAGAATTGGCTACCATCCTGCGTAGCTACCATCGGTTCTTGATGCCTGTCATTTTGGGCGGCTACCATTGGGTTCCAGATCGTGTCGCTCTGTGGGGCTACCATTGGGCTCCGGTACATATTGTCGTAGGCATCTACCCTTTGACTCGGGTACACATCGTTGTAGGGATTCACCATTGGGCTTTGATAACTGTCGCTATGGGCATCTGCCATTGGACTCTGGTACTTGCTACCTTGGGCGGCTGCCATCGGGCTCTGGTACATGTTGCCTTGAGCTGCTACCATCGGGCTCTGGTACCTGCTGCCTTGGGCGGCTACCATCGGGCTCTGGTACATGTTGCCTTGAG
This is a stretch of genomic DNA from Lineus longissimus chromosome 2, tnLinLong1.2, whole genome shotgun sequence. It encodes these proteins:
- the LOC135483946 gene encoding uncharacterized protein LOC135483946, coding for MESYLKEKAAQLRRSLGQLKGRVTRKARVLEEGVPVMTAAQIEVAQDELTDAMVRYGDQHENFCKIASDEERGEASAVYFEVGQQVKFNLDVGERQKAYLLRQRNAQRTGEVVRPKQKEQSYVPIPNQVGGSLKMKVATHKSLPKVSQGKVTAREEIENAKRQLQMLEERTARLKIEELEREIVHKEHEMKALEVKRKTVKCKPVELCPEANAFVPQCSPALRDTSGYRANGAVKIEKGGDWSNQSPMVAAQGNMYQSPMVAAQGSRYQSPMVAAQGNMYQSPMAAAQGSKYQSPMADAHSDSYQSPMVNPYNDVYPSQRVDAYDNMYRSPMVAPQSDTIWNPMVAAQNDRHQEPMVATQDGSQFLAIAKTLEKITSHAELPPPEPIKFDGTASEYVKFKRSFDLRVGGKNFSEGFKLAQLLQLTQGNAHKAISLCDGAIDGYQKALGILNDRFGRPYQIVKSCIEKVTNGERINRNSKEMLAFSDQLTSAYDTLCDQDLLKEADTQMTLKAIFDRFPVALQERWVRKVISLEDEGKFPRLADMVQFVKVQARTSTHVVFEVTPPARTTTNIVKQHHDKVKRDQAATQKPKVTTLSTQLEKPRNSANYTGARKSGNKAGVNAATEDMPYKRICRFCKAEDHGIWACSNFEKEDLDARRRFVRNNRLCYCCLGRHMVRSCTRKKKCPKCDQDHHVLLHLEKTSKPPKKEDIGSLQSVKPKSMVLLKVIPVRIAAQNGESTTTLALLDSGSSATLMTRKLAAKIGIEGEPETISINTVLASGKEQEVSICECTLQPIGTDEPSIPVNRANIVEELHIDRKYHPNTLDLSDWEHLKELDLSTQVDEESVSILIGEDVPRAHMVLESCYGTEPHVQPYAVRTPLAWCVAGPIHEESAKGVEINLLAVAEKAEDTEVINQCCRTDEVDDEVVAGKSEVEMNQLEQHNQKLEEAVSSLWQTEKHGFINEDVKMMSFEDRKALHLLDTRTKLVNGHYEIGLLWRSEPPALVDNRMVAAKRLEYLRKRFVKEPAFAEMYCKAMGVYFDNDYARVMTDEEAASVSAKTWYLPHHGVANENKPGKLRVVFDAAASFKGTSLNQELLQGPDQSNSLIGVLLRFREHQIAVTADVEAMFLRFKVPPVDCQALRFLWWRNGLDEHPVTCQMTSHIFGATDSPSACTYGMRKCAEDFGSQFDQRVVDAVTRSFYVDDFLQSVAEVSVCIMLSIQMICLLSKGSLKLTKFMSNSPEVMAALPGEVKASGFVNLSLESTATERALGVRWNVGKDSLGLQVSGISKCGAKSNTRRECLAAVSSIYDPLGFVGPVTLVAKRILQMSCKQRLAWDDELPEELMKAWEGWKATLPALTQISLPRWYFTSEMEGRYELHHFADASEGGYGTVSYLRKVYDTEEGDEVECAFVMAKTRTAPLQFVSIPRLELQAAVVAVRMDGLLRRELDLPVDESFYWTDSKITLSYVCSENRRFKTYVANRVAEIRDSSTPSQWRHIPGKENPADEASRGQTVAAFLKNERWFAGPEFLSKPGASWSTLATEEVMDVDKNDPEVKTEKIIATLTEPATNGLSQLISRSSSWTALRRRVAVLLKFVSYLQSKKKDSGVQFEKKITPSDLDEASKAIMRCIQREVYARDIDAIRKKDGVSSSSSLASLNPLLVDGVLRVGGRISRAPISFDSKHPMIVPKGHHAGTLLIAHFHEATAHAGQEHVLSRIRQTFWLVNARREVRKILKRCIGCRKRNAIRMNQLMADLPAVRLVTYEPPFTNTGVDYFGPMLIKAGRSSVKRWGVLFTCLNVRAVHLEISNSMDLSSFLNAFRRFSGRRGDPKQVWSDNGTNFVGGERELREAIMGWNQEQIQKELCQRGTEWHFQPPLAPHMSGVWESLVKSVKRGLKAVLGDRMVSDEVLVTTHVEVEKIVNSRPICRASDDPDDEEVLTPNHFLLQRGSLTLPPGVFFDTDLYHRKQWRKVQMLANQFWQRWIREYLPTLQKRTKWVRRRRNAEVGDLVLVTDDMLVRGHWPMGVIIKTFAGEDGAVRVVEVKTSSSTVLRRPIHKLCMLEESCSGTGDVDNERDTKDEELR